One Peromyscus leucopus breed LL Stock chromosome 4, UCI_PerLeu_2.1, whole genome shotgun sequence genomic region harbors:
- the Arhgap40 gene encoding rho GTPase-activating protein 40 yields MTEPSLLPAAQMEGLALLPLASPCPRIPRARIARPPGRWAHLGSSPGPPTGPTHLQQRPLRLRPADCSHSRLSWADSLSMDGFWMEVERMQQRGGAKEEGSRGSGSQLLEGDAESQWLRDAGLSGLVGGLGSDGDHQRLLSTLTQTQVAAVCRRLDAYARSARRRHKPPIRDVRDIFGVFTSREAASENGDSGMKWTHSVDSAPSVGPTDPRGPQEQAGMEEVFNMDSAYSEQAAVLLQRARPSPGGTCAWGKGSLPRFRIPKGRLGVTRIGDLSSRDLKKIPPLALIELTALYDILGLDLKRSKAGKWKGSDSGLFGVPLDSLLEADHRVLPSTQVPLLLQALLSCLEKRGLDTEGILRVPGSQARVKGLEQKLERDFYAGLVSWDKVHPNDASDLLKRFLRKLPAPLLTAEYLPAFTAVPNIPDLRQRLQALHLLVLLLPEPNRNTLKALLEFLRKVAAQEQHNKMTLWNVSTVMAPNLFLPRGRPPKLPKGEKQLAEGAAEVMCMMVQYQDLLWTVASFLVAQVRKLNDSNGRRSQLCDGGLKTWLRRTHVDRDKVGDGLEATPKVAKVQVTWPSMDLLQVPLNPSTRVTHILKLFTERLNPGSQPEDGSEDPGSTLSGNTKQANFLVYEVGGNIGEHCLDPDAYLLDLYRANPHGEWVIRQSPT; encoded by the exons CCCCGGCCCCCCTACAGGCCCCACACATCTGCAACAGCGGCCTCTGAGGCTACGCCCTGCTGACTGCTCCCACTCACGGCTGTCCTGGGCAGACAGCTTGTCCATGGATGGCTTCTGGATGGAGGTGGAACGGATGCAACAGAGGGGCGGAGCGAAGGAGGAGGGCAGCCGTGGAAGCGGAAGCCAGCTCCTAGAAG GGGACGCTGAGTCTCAGTGGCTGCGGGACGCAGGTCTGTCCGGCCTTGTTGGTGGCCTGGGCTCGGATGGCGATCACCAGAGACTCCTGTCTACACTGACACAGACCCAGGTGGCTGCCGTGTGCCGCCGGCTAGACGCCTATGCCCGCTCAGCCCGAAGACGACACAAGCCACCCATCAGAGATGTCAGGGATATCTTTGGGGTCTTCACTTCAAGG GAAGCAGCTTCAGAGAATGGGGACTCCGGAATGAAATGGACCCATTCTGTGGATTCTGCACCTTCTGTAG GACCCACAGATCCCAGGGGACCACAGGAGCAGGCTGGGATGGAGGAGGTCTTCAACATGGACTCTGCCTATTCTGAACAAGCTGCAGTGCTTCTACAGCGGGCCAGGCCATCCCCAGGAGGCACCTGTGCCTGGGGCAAGGGATCCCTGCCG AGGTTCAGAATCCCCAAAGGCAGACTGGGTGTGACCAGGATAGGAGACTTGTCTTCGAGGGACTTGAAGAAGATCCCTCCCTTGGCCCTGATAGAGCTGACGGCCCTTTATGACATCCTGGGCCTGGACCTGAAGAGGAGCAAAGCTGGAAAGTGGAAAGGCTCAG ACTCGGGCCTTTTTGGCGTGCCCCTTGACAGCCTGTTGGAAGCTGACCACAGAgtcctccccagcacccaggtcccACTGCTCCTGCAAGCT TTGCTGTCCTGTTTGGAAAAAAGAGGGCTGGACACAGAAGGCATCCTCAGAGTCCCTGGATCCCAGGCCAGGGTCAAG GGGTTGGAGCAAAAGCTGGAGCGAGACTTCTATGCCGGCCTTGTGAGCTGGGACAAGGTTCATCCCAACGATGCGTCCGACCTGCTCAAGAGGTTCCTCCGGAAGCTGCCGGCTCCTCTGCTCACAGCCGAGTACCTCCCAGCTTTTACAGCAGTGCCCA ACATCCCCGACCTGAGGCAGCGCCTGCAGGCTCTCCACCTGCTAGTCCTCCTCCTGCCTGAACCCAACCGCAACACCTTGAAG GCACTCCTGGAATTCCTCAGGAAGGTAGCAGCCCAGGAGCAGCACAACAAGATGACCTTGTGGAATGTTTCCACCGTGATGGCCCCCAACCTCTTCCTGCCCCGAGGGCGGCCTCCCAAGCTCCCCAAGGGTGAGAAGCAGCTGGCAGAGGGCGCAGCTGAAGTGATGTGCATGATGGTACAGTACCAGGACCTGCTTTGGACG GTTGCCTCTTTCTTGGTAGCCCAAGTGCGAAAACTGAATGACAGCAATGGTCGCCGTTCCCAGCTCTGTGATGGGGGCCTCAAGACGTGGCTGCGGAGGACACATGTAGACAGGGACAAAGTCGGGGACGGGCTTGAGGCG ACTCCCAAAGTGGCAAAGGTCCAGGTGACCTGGCCCAGCATGGATCTTCTGCAGGTGCCTCTGAACCCCAGCACCAGAGTGACCCACATCCTGAAGCTGTTCACAGAGCGCCTCAACCCTGGGTCACAGCCTGAAGACGGCAGCGAGGACCCAGGCAGCACTCTGTCAGG CAACACGAAGCAGGCCAACTTCCTTGTCTATGAAGTTGGAGGGAATATTG GTGAACATTGCCTGGACCCAGATGCCTACCTCTTAGATTTGTACCGTGCCAACCCCCACGGTGAGTGGGTCATTAGACAGAGCCCCACCTAA